The following proteins are encoded in a genomic region of candidate division WOR-3 bacterium:
- the lolA gene encoding outer membrane lipoprotein chaperone LolA encodes MGKNTLIVLIGVFVMGFTQDLDTVIERTIANYQNLKSFYIEFHQQFCDKESGSCESFEGLIYFLKPNFFRMEIKNPRQIYVGDSISLWIYFPERKKAIRQHLGANIPFAVNPDILLKDYQEKFNAQLNKNSDYEIILTPKQATEIYKKIVVSIDRQRYEIKGVSIVDETDSENKFTFRNIQLNKKISRKLFEFKPPKGTEIIEQ; translated from the coding sequence ATGGGTAAAAATACTCTCATAGTATTGATCGGTGTTTTCGTCATGGGTTTTACCCAAGATCTTGATACAGTAATCGAGAGGACAATAGCCAATTATCAGAATTTGAAGAGTTTTTATATCGAATTCCATCAGCAGTTCTGTGACAAAGAATCGGGGAGCTGCGAAAGCTTTGAAGGTTTGATTTATTTTCTCAAACCCAATTTCTTCCGGATGGAGATAAAAAATCCGCGGCAAATTTATGTTGGAGATAGCATTTCGTTATGGATCTATTTTCCCGAACGGAAAAAGGCGATAAGGCAGCATTTGGGTGCGAATATCCCCTTTGCTGTTAATCCCGATATCCTGCTTAAGGATTATCAGGAGAAGTTTAACGCCCAATTGAATAAAAATAGCGATTATGAGATAATTTTGACACCTAAGCAGGCTACGGAAATCTATAAGAAAATAGTCGTGAGTATTGACCGGCAGAGATATGAGATCAAAGGGGTCAGTATTGTAGATGAAACCGATTCGGAGAACAAGTTTACTTTCCGGAACATCCAGTTAAATAAAAAAATTTCCCGGAAACTATTTGAATTCAAACCACCTAAAGGGACCGAGATCATTGAACAATAA
- a CDS encoding Gfo/Idh/MocA family oxidoreductase produces the protein MKGKVNIGIVGCGIHAQIAHIPVFKKNEDCNLLALCDIDTQKLEQIANKYNIPRRYSDFQEMIEDPEINAVVVATPNYLHAPMTIAALKYGKDVLCENPMAINLKEAREVLTVSKQTKKKVALALTGRFRPDVQTLKKFIKEGELGDVYYLKAGWLLGMKEWILSDWRMDLLKSGGGAFLSLGSQVLAIALYFLEDKEPTTIFGSLHKKESEVDVEDTAMCIINYRDGTLLTVEVGWSLLFEKDFLYCNIFGRKGGALLNPLKIHKELHNELVNVTPSFPVKNFYKVAYELQAQFFIDAIRKNSPPPFSAEEGVLIARLTDAFYESATKNKLVKI, from the coding sequence ATGAAGGGAAAGGTCAACATCGGGATCGTGGGCTGTGGTATTCATGCCCAGATTGCCCATATTCCGGTTTTCAAAAAAAATGAAGATTGCAATCTGCTTGCTCTTTGTGATATTGATACCCAGAAATTAGAACAGATTGCCAACAAATATAATATCCCCCGAAGATACAGTGATTTTCAAGAGATGATTGAAGATCCCGAAATCAACGCCGTGGTAGTTGCTACCCCCAATTACCTCCATGCCCCGATGACGATTGCGGCCTTAAAATATGGCAAAGATGTGCTATGTGAAAATCCCATGGCAATAAATCTTAAGGAAGCCCGGGAGGTCCTGACGGTGTCAAAACAGACCAAGAAAAAAGTTGCCCTGGCCCTTACCGGACGATTCCGACCGGATGTTCAGACCTTGAAAAAATTTATCAAAGAAGGTGAATTAGGCGATGTTTATTATCTCAAGGCCGGATGGCTTTTGGGTATGAAAGAATGGATTCTCTCCGACTGGCGTATGGACTTATTAAAAAGTGGCGGGGGAGCATTTTTAAGCCTTGGCTCTCAGGTCTTAGCGATTGCCCTTTATTTCCTTGAGGATAAAGAACCCACCACCATTTTTGGTTCTTTACATAAAAAAGAATCCGAAGTAGATGTTGAAGATACCGCCATGTGTATCATTAATTATCGTGACGGGACACTCCTTACCGTGGAAGTGGGCTGGTCATTATTGTTTGAGAAAGACTTCCTATATTGTAACATCTTCGGCCGAAAAGGCGGCGCCCTTCTTAATCCTTTAAAGATCCACAAAGAATTACATAATGAACTGGTAAATGTGACGCCTTCGTTTCCTGTGAAAAACTTCTATAAAGTTGCTTATGAACTTCAGGCGCAGTTTTTTATTGACGCGATCAGAAAAAATTCCCCACCCCCTTTCTCGGCTGAAGAAGGCGTATTAATTGCCCGCCTCACTGATGCCTTCTATGAATCTGCTACGAAAAATAAATTGGTGAAAATTTAA
- the rimO gene encoding 30S ribosomal protein S12 methylthiotransferase RimO: MIKVYFIALGCPKNLVDTEKIMGELENKGAIIVSHLKESDVVILNTCGFIEPALRETRTEIKRLLKSKKKIFVYGCAVNRTRKIWKKEFPDVAGWYFIEERDQLIRHIVKKNSRRDARLLTTAGYAYLKIADGCSNHCSYCTIPFIKGPYKSIKFDHLLAEARALAGLGVKELILIAQDTARYGVDLYGKKMLVPLIREISQIDGIEWIRLLYLHPRSLDDEIIAEVRNNPKVCKYLEMPLQHINERLLKLMNRNITKREIIEKIEKLKGITLRTTVIVGFPSETEEEFKELYDFLKAGHFDWFGVFKYYREKETPAGAWEPLPSQIVNKRFSTMLNLQQKLIQEKNRRRLNKTYRVLIHGKNKYYIGHAEFATPEIDGQVIIKQTKVRIGDFYWCKIKGMNGADLYGV; the protein is encoded by the coding sequence TTGATTAAGGTATATTTTATTGCACTCGGCTGTCCGAAAAATCTTGTGGATACCGAAAAGATAATGGGGGAATTGGAAAATAAAGGAGCGATCATTGTTTCTCACTTAAAAGAGAGCGATGTGGTAATCCTAAATACCTGCGGCTTTATTGAACCGGCCTTGCGTGAGACCCGCACGGAGATAAAACGACTCCTTAAATCAAAGAAAAAAATTTTTGTCTATGGTTGCGCGGTCAACCGGACACGCAAAATTTGGAAAAAAGAATTTCCTGATGTGGCAGGTTGGTATTTCATAGAAGAGAGAGACCAACTCATCCGCCATATTGTCAAAAAAAATTCCCGGCGTGATGCCCGACTTCTCACCACTGCGGGCTATGCCTATTTAAAGATTGCTGATGGGTGCTCAAACCACTGCTCATATTGCACAATTCCTTTTATCAAAGGTCCGTATAAAAGTATCAAATTTGACCATCTACTTGCAGAAGCCAGGGCCCTGGCTGGGCTTGGGGTTAAGGAGCTGATTCTCATTGCCCAGGACACCGCTCGATACGGGGTGGATCTTTATGGCAAAAAGATGCTGGTGCCTTTAATCAGGGAGATTTCCCAGATAGATGGTATTGAATGGATAAGATTGCTCTATCTCCATCCCCGTTCGCTTGATGATGAAATCATCGCGGAGGTAAGGAATAACCCGAAAGTTTGTAAATACCTGGAGATGCCGCTCCAGCATATCAACGAACGTCTTCTCAAATTGATGAATCGTAATATCACAAAAAGAGAAATCATTGAAAAAATTGAAAAATTAAAGGGAATAACTTTACGAACCACGGTCATCGTCGGGTTTCCTTCAGAAACCGAGGAAGAGTTTAAAGAACTCTATGATTTTTTGAAAGCAGGTCATTTTGACTGGTTTGGGGTTTTTAAATACTATCGCGAAAAAGAGACACCGGCTGGCGCTTGGGAACCATTGCCATCGCAAATTGTGAACAAAAGATTTTCAACAATGCTGAATCTGCAGCAAAAATTAATTCAGGAGAAAAACCGGCGGCGTTTGAATAAGACCTACCGTGTGCTTATTCACGGGAAAAATAAATATTACATCGGTCATGCTGAATTTGCCACACCTGAAATCGATGGACAGGTGATAATAAAACAAACCAAAGTAAGAATAGGGGATTTTTATTGGTGTAAAATCAAAGGAATGAATGGGGCGGACTTGTATGGCGTTTGA
- the glnA gene encoding type I glutamate--ammonia ligase — MRKKTSTDLKKSTLVKAGVKFIDLKYCTLIGTLNHITIPVERFEEMVNEGVGVDGSSLPGYKGVQKGDMLLFPDLNTGFIDPFFEDKTLSFLCSVYLPDKLVPYERDSRNIAIKATNYLQKTLRTQAFFQPELEFYIFEKCVFGEGPGCGYYRIETGGDAENNVYYPIRYKGGYHIGPPEDRYANFRNEMIKLLNNCGIKAKYHHHEVGSRAQMEIELLLEPLLKAADNIFLAKYLLKSFAHRHNKYLTFMPKPFLGEPGNGLHLHQYLGERNNSLFYDPKKNNNLSELCLKYIGGILHHSRALCAFTNPSTNSYKRLIPGFEAPTYTDFALGSRTSAIRVPAYIRNKKELDIEYRIPDATSNPYLAISAILLAGLDGIENNLKPDKREKLPTNSYEAINALKEDYKFLLKGDVFNMDLIERWIEVKTKEFEEIHLRPHHYEFNLYLGV; from the coding sequence ATGAGGAAAAAAACTTCTACTGACTTAAAAAAAAGTACCCTGGTAAAGGCAGGCGTAAAATTTATTGACCTTAAGTATTGCACCCTCATCGGAACACTCAATCACATCACCATCCCGGTGGAAAGATTTGAAGAAATGGTAAATGAAGGTGTCGGGGTTGACGGTTCGAGTTTGCCTGGCTACAAAGGTGTTCAAAAAGGAGACATGCTGTTATTTCCTGACCTCAATACCGGCTTCATCGACCCATTTTTTGAAGATAAAACTCTCTCCTTTTTATGTAGTGTCTATCTACCAGATAAACTCGTGCCTTACGAAAGGGATTCGAGGAATATTGCCATCAAAGCCACCAACTATCTGCAAAAAACCCTCCGCACTCAGGCTTTCTTCCAACCTGAACTTGAATTCTATATCTTTGAGAAATGTGTCTTCGGTGAAGGTCCGGGTTGCGGTTACTATAGGATTGAAACCGGTGGCGATGCAGAAAACAATGTCTACTATCCCATACGTTATAAAGGTGGATACCATATCGGTCCACCCGAAGACCGTTATGCTAATTTCCGCAATGAGATGATAAAATTGCTCAACAATTGTGGGATAAAGGCAAAATATCATCACCATGAGGTCGGTTCCCGAGCTCAGATGGAGATAGAGTTGCTACTGGAACCACTCCTGAAGGCTGCGGATAATATATTTTTGGCCAAATATCTACTGAAATCTTTTGCCCATAGGCACAACAAATATCTCACCTTCATGCCCAAGCCGTTCCTCGGCGAACCAGGAAACGGACTCCATCTTCACCAGTATTTGGGTGAAAGGAACAATTCGCTTTTTTATGACCCAAAGAAAAACAATAATCTGAGCGAATTATGTCTCAAATACATCGGCGGTATCCTTCATCATTCCCGGGCTCTTTGTGCCTTTACCAACCCTAGCACCAACTCCTATAAGCGTCTAATCCCCGGCTTTGAAGCCCCCACTTATACCGATTTTGCCTTAGGCAGTCGGACCTCGGCGATTCGCGTTCCGGCCTATATCCGCAATAAAAAAGAACTGGACATCGAATACCGAATTCCCGATGCTACCAGCAATCCATATCTGGCGATTAGTGCCATCCTCTTGGCAGGGCTTGATGGGATTGAAAATAACCTTAAACCCGATAAAAGAGAAAAACTACCAACCAATTCCTATGAGGCTATAAATGCCCTGAAAGAAGATTACAAATTCCTGCTCAAGGGCGATGTCTTCAACATGGATCTCATCGAGCGCTGGATTGAAGTAAAAACCAAGGAGTTTGAAGAAATCCATCTCCGTCCCCATCATTATGAGTTTAATCTCTATTTAGGGGTATGA
- a CDS encoding indolepyruvate oxidoreductase subunit beta: protein MKRKNEQMKSHGDKTTNVIICGVGGQGILLSSDILCTAAFLSGYDVKKSEIHGMAQRGGSVITHVRFGKKVYSPLIEEGCADFILAFEKLEALRYSYFLKKDGWIIVNDLELPPMSVLAEEKTYPKGIIETLKTIGNVEVVPAQEIALGLGNVRVANVVLLGSLAHYLDLPDQIWMEAIKENVKPQYQDLNIKAFELGRMRK from the coding sequence ATGAAAAGAAAGAATGAACAGATGAAATCACATGGAGATAAAACGACGAATGTCATCATCTGTGGAGTGGGCGGCCAGGGTATCCTGCTGTCGTCGGACATTCTCTGCACCGCCGCCTTTTTATCTGGCTATGATGTAAAAAAGAGCGAAATCCATGGTATGGCTCAACGCGGCGGGAGTGTGATTACTCATGTCCGATTCGGAAAAAAGGTATATTCGCCACTGATTGAAGAAGGCTGTGCGGATTTTATCCTGGCATTTGAAAAACTTGAAGCTTTACGGTATAGCTATTTTCTAAAAAAGGATGGCTGGATAATTGTGAACGATCTGGAACTGCCGCCGATGAGTGTTTTAGCCGAAGAGAAAACATATCCTAAGGGGATAATTGAGACATTAAAAACCATTGGTAATGTGGAAGTGGTGCCAGCTCAGGAGATTGCACTCGGTTTGGGCAATGTGCGGGTGGCTAATGTTGTGCTGCTCGGGAGTCTGGCTCATTATCTTGATCTTCCGGATCAAATCTGGATGGAGGCGATAAAGGAAAATGTCAAACCACAGTACCAAGATTTAAATATCAAGGCTTTTGAACTGGGACGAATGCGAAAATAA
- the iorA gene encoding indolepyruvate ferredoxin oxidoreductase subunit alpha, with amino-acid sequence MTTIAKRILSGNEAVARGAWEGGCHFAAAYPGTPSTEILENIIKYPDIYTEWSVNEKVALEACAGASFVGARALTAMKHVGLNVAADPMFTLGYTGVTGGLIIVTCDDPGMWSSQNEQDNRHYARHAKIPLLEPADSNEAKLFTQMAFELSEKFDSVFLLRLTTRISHSSGIVELGSRKEIPIKGYIKDIRKRLVLPAHARILHQKLEERLKKIAEYGEIFPYNKIEWGDLNLGIISSGVSYMYAKEVFPEASFLKLSLTYPLPRNLIKKFARQVKKILVIEEGDPILEQEIKAMGIEVIGKEKIPLCGELDPTVIKKSFGKRVYKPKFDLKDIPERPPVLCPGCPERGVFYVINKLKLIATGDIGCYTLGALPPLNAMDTCICMGASVTNAHGMDKAGGKELSKKLVAVIGDSTFFHMGVTGLMNAVYNKGNLNLIILDNLTTAMTGHQPHPGTGRLAHGEEGKRILPEDVARGCGVEFVKVVDPMNLKETEQAIKEALDFEGVTVLIFRSPCVFLKKPQPSLVVDIEKCNGCKLCLRLGCPALRLERIVGREKPVAFIEPTLCNGCGLCIQVCHHGAIHSSKKD; translated from the coding sequence ATGACGACGATTGCCAAAAGAATTCTTTCTGGTAATGAAGCAGTGGCACGGGGTGCCTGGGAAGGTGGTTGTCATTTTGCTGCGGCCTATCCCGGGACACCATCCACCGAGATACTGGAGAATATCATCAAATATCCGGATATTTATACCGAATGGTCGGTGAATGAAAAAGTGGCACTTGAAGCCTGTGCCGGAGCATCATTTGTTGGTGCGCGGGCGCTCACTGCGATGAAACATGTGGGACTGAATGTTGCGGCGGACCCGATGTTTACCTTGGGCTACACCGGGGTCACCGGCGGACTGATCATCGTCACCTGTGATGATCCAGGTATGTGGTCTTCTCAGAATGAGCAGGATAATCGGCACTATGCCCGACATGCCAAAATTCCGCTTTTGGAGCCAGCCGATTCTAACGAAGCAAAGCTCTTTACTCAAATGGCATTTGAACTCTCGGAAAAATTTGATAGTGTCTTTCTTTTACGCCTCACCACCCGGATTTCTCATTCCTCAGGGATTGTAGAATTAGGATCGCGCAAGGAAATTCCGATAAAAGGCTACATCAAAGATATTCGAAAAAGACTCGTGCTGCCAGCCCATGCGCGAATCTTACATCAGAAGCTGGAAGAGCGGTTGAAGAAAATTGCCGAATATGGGGAGATTTTTCCCTACAACAAGATTGAATGGGGGGACCTAAACTTAGGAATAATAAGCTCCGGGGTTAGTTATATGTACGCCAAGGAGGTTTTTCCGGAAGCCAGTTTTTTAAAACTTTCTTTGACCTACCCCTTACCCAGAAATCTGATAAAAAAATTCGCCCGGCAGGTCAAAAAGATCTTGGTTATTGAAGAAGGCGATCCGATATTGGAGCAGGAGATAAAGGCAATGGGAATAGAGGTTATTGGAAAAGAGAAGATTCCGTTATGCGGAGAACTTGACCCCACGGTGATAAAAAAGAGTTTTGGTAAAAGGGTTTATAAACCAAAATTTGATTTGAAAGATATTCCGGAAAGACCACCTGTGCTCTGCCCGGGTTGTCCGGAACGGGGTGTGTTCTATGTGATAAATAAATTGAAACTCATCGCCACAGGAGATATAGGGTGTTATACCTTGGGTGCCCTTCCCCCTTTGAATGCCATGGATACTTGTATCTGCATGGGGGCTTCGGTGACGAATGCCCACGGAATGGATAAAGCTGGCGGCAAGGAATTGAGTAAAAAATTGGTTGCGGTTATTGGGGATTCTACATTCTTTCATATGGGTGTCACAGGTTTGATGAATGCTGTATACAATAAAGGAAATTTGAACCTTATCATCCTTGATAATTTGACGACCGCCATGACCGGTCATCAACCTCATCCCGGTACAGGAAGACTCGCCCACGGTGAAGAAGGAAAAAGAATTCTCCCCGAGGATGTTGCCCGGGGTTGCGGGGTGGAGTTTGTGAAGGTTGTGGATCCGATGAATCTTAAGGAAACCGAACAGGCAATAAAAGAAGCACTGGATTTTGAAGGTGTCACTGTGCTCATCTTCCGGAGTCCTTGTGTCTTCCTTAAGAAACCCCAGCCTTCGCTGGTGGTAGATATTGAAAAATGCAATGGTTGTAAATTATGTCTACGCCTCGGCTGTCCAGCGCTCCGCCTGGAAAGGATTGTGGGGCGGGAGAAGCCAGTTGCATTTATTGAACCAACGCTCTGCAACGGATGCGGTCTCTGTATTCAAGTATGCCACCATGGGGCAATTCATTCTTCAAAAAAGGATTGA
- a CDS encoding PaaI family thioesterase has protein sequence MHLEIRENEAGVWAPLRLTQLFQGYQNIIHGGIIATILDEMAVWASFKKGHKAVTAELNVRIKKPMFAGAEYLATGRIMAVKYKLVKAQAEIKQVDGEIIAWADVKLIKID, from the coding sequence ATGCATCTTGAGATACGGGAGAACGAAGCCGGGGTTTGGGCACCACTCCGTCTTACTCAATTATTCCAAGGATATCAAAATATCATTCACGGTGGGATTATCGCTACCATCCTCGATGAAATGGCGGTCTGGGCATCTTTTAAAAAAGGTCATAAGGCGGTGACCGCTGAGTTGAATGTCCGGATAAAAAAGCCGATGTTTGCCGGTGCGGAATACCTTGCTACCGGTCGGATAATGGCGGTGAAATATAAACTCGTGAAAGCGCAGGCTGAAATCAAACAGGTTGATGGTGAGATAATCGCCTGGGCAGATGTTAAATTGATAAAAATTGATTAA
- the lnt gene encoding apolipoprotein N-acyltransferase: MKKIFLILLSAILLSLAFHPLKFHFLAWFGLIPLLFVIYQTDLIKTFFYGLIWGFLFALFSLFWIIFLQIETNIKMLMILGMVLMFLYLGLYSAVGFLFSKLLGLWSLPIIWAGLEYLKGLGELGFPWLSLGYSQARYPLIIQQASIYGVYGISFWLVLFNVSLFYFLLNKKIRNFVISIIIFLLPILFGYIRLNNKPNFSKEITVGIVQPNIDPNLKFTARMRDETFRRLLKLSEMCQERSPDKKLSLIVWPETATPINIKAPGTYQDSVIGLTNRLGVPILTGTPIYDRQKHEIYNGAVLIDPEKDITQEYKKIHLVPFGEHIPFDKYIPLFRKIDFGEGDYSPGNEYTVFSTNGIKFSCLICFESIFPEISREFVKKGAQLLVNITNDGWFGKISGPQQHNDMAILRTVETGVPLVRSANTGISMVVDQYGRIKKETELFTEDIITFSLPHFNMHTIYLVIGDLFWLLCLLLTPFFAAYKIFLRNRWL, translated from the coding sequence ATGAAAAAAATTTTTTTGATTCTGCTTTCGGCGATCCTCCTTTCCCTTGCATTTCATCCGCTTAAGTTTCATTTTCTCGCCTGGTTTGGACTCATCCCGTTATTATTTGTAATTTATCAGACGGATTTGATTAAAACATTTTTTTACGGACTTATTTGGGGCTTTTTATTCGCCCTCTTCTCCCTCTTCTGGATCATCTTTCTCCAGATTGAAACTAATATAAAAATGCTGATGATCCTGGGCATGGTGTTGATGTTTTTATATCTGGGGTTATACAGTGCCGTGGGCTTTTTATTCTCCAAATTACTCGGACTCTGGTCGTTGCCTATTATCTGGGCAGGTCTTGAATATTTAAAAGGGCTCGGAGAACTTGGTTTTCCCTGGCTTTCGCTTGGATATTCCCAAGCCCGTTATCCTTTAATAATCCAGCAGGCTTCTATTTATGGAGTGTATGGGATATCTTTCTGGCTGGTTCTTTTCAATGTTTCACTTTTTTATTTTTTGCTCAACAAAAAGATACGAAACTTCGTTATATCTATCATCATCTTTCTATTACCAATTTTATTCGGGTATATAAGGTTAAATAATAAACCCAATTTTTCAAAAGAAATCACTGTTGGTATCGTCCAACCCAATATCGACCCAAATTTGAAATTTACTGCCAGGATGCGCGATGAAACATTCCGACGTCTATTAAAACTCTCTGAAATGTGTCAGGAAAGAAGTCCAGATAAAAAACTTTCCTTGATTGTCTGGCCCGAAACTGCAACTCCGATTAATATCAAAGCTCCGGGTACCTACCAGGATTCGGTAATAGGTCTGACAAATAGGCTCGGTGTTCCAATATTGACTGGAACACCCATATACGACAGGCAAAAACACGAGATTTACAATGGGGCGGTCCTAATTGATCCTGAAAAAGACATAACCCAGGAATACAAAAAAATTCATCTCGTTCCCTTCGGCGAACATATCCCTTTTGATAAATACATCCCCTTATTTAGAAAGATCGACTTTGGCGAAGGTGATTATTCACCCGGAAATGAATATACGGTATTTTCGACTAATGGTATAAAATTCTCGTGTCTTATTTGTTTTGAATCAATATTCCCGGAAATATCAAGAGAGTTTGTGAAAAAGGGAGCCCAATTACTCGTCAATATCACGAACGACGGCTGGTTTGGAAAGATTTCCGGACCCCAGCAACATAATGATATGGCAATCTTAAGAACAGTAGAAACTGGTGTTCCCCTGGTGCGCAGTGCCAATACCGGCATATCAATGGTCGTAGACCAGTATGGTAGGATAAAAAAAGAAACAGAACTCTTTACTGAGGATATAATAACTTTTTCTTTACCGCATTTCAATATGCATACCATCTATCTTGTCATTGGAGATTTATTCTGGCTACTCTGTCTCTTATTAACCCCTTTCTTTGCTGCCTATAAAATTTTTTTAAGAAACCGTTGGCTTTAA